A single window of Ktedonobacterales bacterium DNA harbors:
- a CDS encoding NAD-dependent epimerase/dehydratase family protein codes for MKCLVTGVAGFVGSHVAERLLADGHEVVGLDAFTDYYARALKEGNLRSLLSKASFTFLEADLTEVDLVSLLGDIDWVFHQAGQAGVRASWGRDFAIYTTSNITATQWLLESARHAPRLKRLVYASSSSVYGNALALPVTEETLPQPISPYGVTKLAAEHLCMLYWHSYQVPAVALRYFTVYGPRQRPDMAFHKFLKAMILGNEFTVYDDGYQTRDFTYVADIVEANIQAAQSHLDAVGQVFNIAGGSRAPLREVIRTMEALLGKSARIQYEPPALGDVRDTFADTTRARRVLGYQPRVALHEGLSAEIAFLRELYQHV; via the coding sequence AGTGGTCGGACTTGACGCCTTTACTGATTATTATGCCCGCGCACTGAAAGAGGGCAATCTGCGGAGTCTTCTTAGCAAAGCGTCTTTTACTTTCCTGGAAGCTGATCTTACCGAAGTTGATCTCGTCTCTCTGCTGGGCGACATTGATTGGGTCTTTCATCAAGCTGGTCAGGCAGGTGTTCGAGCGAGCTGGGGGCGTGACTTTGCCATCTATACGACCTCGAATATCACGGCCACGCAGTGGTTGCTAGAATCTGCCAGGCATGCTCCCCGCTTGAAGCGATTGGTGTATGCCTCCTCCTCCTCGGTATATGGCAACGCGCTGGCCCTGCCGGTGACTGAAGAGACGCTGCCCCAGCCGATTTCGCCGTATGGTGTGACGAAGCTGGCTGCTGAACATCTCTGTATGCTCTATTGGCACAGTTATCAGGTTCCGGCGGTGGCCTTGCGTTACTTCACGGTGTATGGCCCCCGCCAGCGGCCAGATATGGCGTTTCACAAGTTCTTGAAGGCGATGATCCTGGGCAACGAGTTTACGGTCTACGACGACGGCTATCAGACCCGTGATTTCACGTATGTTGCTGATATTGTCGAGGCGAATATCCAGGCGGCGCAGAGCCATCTGGATGCTGTCGGCCAGGTGTTCAACATAGCTGGCGGCTCGCGGGCGCCTCTGCGCGAGGTAATTCGCACGATGGAAGCGTTGCTGGGCAAGTCGGCGCGTATCCAGTATGAGCCTCCCGCCCTGGGTGATGTGCGCGATACGTTTGCTGACACCACCCGCGCCCGCCGAGTGCTTGGGTATCAGCCTCGAGTTGCTCTGCATGAAGGGCTTTCGGCTGAAATAGCCTTTCTGCGTGAGCTATACCAGCACGTATAG
- a CDS encoding thiamine pyrophosphate-binding protein produces MPVSLTNSRLIYDALKACDVKIISALPETWLVHLIRMAEEDPDMRLVRLAKEEEGIGISAGAHLAGVNSALLMQNHGFLAAINPIVSLALLYKIPLLMLISYRGHMGEKDPWQTQGGLATEPILRALNIPIWHLTDSADIPRRLKDAQTLAHAALHPVAVLLSRELMWED; encoded by the coding sequence CTCATCTACGATGCCCTCAAAGCCTGCGATGTCAAGATCATCTCCGCCTTACCGGAGACCTGGCTGGTTCACCTCATCCGCATGGCCGAAGAAGACCCCGATATGCGGCTGGTGCGCCTCGCCAAAGAAGAAGAGGGCATTGGCATCTCAGCGGGGGCGCACCTGGCGGGCGTCAATTCCGCCTTGCTGATGCAAAACCACGGCTTCCTCGCGGCCATCAACCCCATCGTCTCCCTCGCCCTGCTCTACAAAATCCCGCTGCTCATGCTTATTAGCTATCGCGGCCACATGGGCGAAAAAGATCCCTGGCAGACGCAGGGTGGCCTGGCAACCGAACCAATCCTGCGCGCCCTGAACATCCCCATCTGGCATCTGACCGACTCTGCCGACATCCCGCGCCGTCTCAAAGACGCCCAAACCCTGGCGCACGCCGCCCTGCATCCCGTAGCCGTCTTATTGTCGCGCGAATTAATGTGGGAGGACTGA
- a CDS encoding thiamine pyrophosphate-dependent enzyme: protein MLRADALQAIYPDLKDHIVVTIMGAVAVELYMLGHRPTFFYLEHAMGLASSMGLGIALAMPEHKVIVIDGDGSLLMNLGTLSTMARYKPGNLLHIVFDNESLLSVGGFPTATGAGTDLAGIARASGVRSVYEANTPESLKAAVEEALAAATLTTIISKVEAVGPKSFHMDLPLLENRFQFKRALEALR from the coding sequence ATGCTTCGCGCCGATGCTTTGCAAGCCATCTATCCTGATCTGAAAGATCACATCGTTGTTACCATCATGGGCGCAGTGGCAGTGGAACTGTACATGCTCGGCCATCGCCCCACCTTCTTCTATCTCGAACATGCGATGGGGCTGGCCTCCTCGATGGGCCTGGGCATTGCCCTGGCGATGCCTGAACACAAAGTCATCGTCATTGATGGCGACGGCTCGCTGCTCATGAACCTGGGTACGCTCAGCACGATGGCCCGCTACAAGCCGGGCAACCTGCTGCACATCGTCTTTGACAACGAAAGCCTGCTCTCGGTTGGCGGCTTCCCGACGGCCACTGGCGCCGGAACCGATCTGGCAGGCATTGCCAGAGCCTCAGGGGTACGCAGTGTCTATGAGGCAAATACCCCGGAAAGCCTCAAGGCAGCCGTCGAAGAGGCGTTGGCAGCCGCCACGCTTACCACGATCATCTCCAAAGTCGAGGCTGTTGGCCCCAAGTCATTCCACATGGACCTGCCCCTGCTTGAAAATCGCTTCCAATTCAAGCGCGCCCTGGAAGCCTTGAGGTAA
- a CDS encoding cyclase family protein has protein sequence MSGGPGILSQLLEELNAGRLRIVDLTTPLGPDTPVIDLPPMFAPSPGLTITEISRYNDRGPGWYWNILNLGEHTGTHFDAPIHWVTGKDLPNNATDTILPCKFVGPACVIDVTADVEKDEDFLLSIERAEAWEQQHGRIPAGAWVLLRTGWSKRTTREAFLNVKADGAHSPGFHQTCSEWLIHQRDILGVGVETVGTDAGQAGTFNPPFPNHTFMHGAGKFGITSLVNLDQLPPAGAIVIAAPLKIVNGSGSPLRVIAIAP, from the coding sequence ATGTCAGGTGGTCCAGGCATCTTGTCTCAATTGCTGGAAGAACTGAACGCCGGGAGGCTCAGAATTGTCGATCTGACGACGCCGCTGGGGCCGGATACGCCGGTCATTGACCTGCCCCCCATGTTTGCCCCCTCGCCAGGGCTGACGATCACCGAAATCTCGCGCTACAATGATCGCGGGCCAGGCTGGTATTGGAACATTCTCAACCTGGGCGAACACACCGGAACCCACTTCGACGCGCCCATCCATTGGGTCACAGGCAAAGACCTTCCCAATAACGCCACCGACACTATTCTGCCATGCAAATTCGTTGGGCCAGCCTGTGTCATTGATGTCACCGCCGATGTCGAAAAAGACGAAGATTTCTTGCTCAGCATCGAACGCGCCGAAGCATGGGAACAGCAGCATGGCCGAATCCCGGCAGGCGCGTGGGTATTGCTGCGCACCGGTTGGAGCAAGCGCACCACCCGCGAGGCGTTCCTCAACGTCAAGGCGGATGGCGCTCATTCCCCCGGCTTCCACCAGACCTGTTCGGAATGGCTGATTCACCAGCGCGACATCCTGGGCGTTGGCGTCGAGACCGTTGGTACCGATGCTGGGCAGGCTGGCACATTCAACCCGCCCTTCCCTAACCACACCTTCATGCATGGAGCAGGCAAGTTTGGCATCACCAGCCTGGTCAACCTGGACCAACTCCCGCCAGCAGGCGCCATTGTTATTGCCGCGCCGCTCAAGATCGTCAACGGCTCCGGCAGCCCGCTGCGCGTCATTGCCATTGCTCCTTGA
- a CDS encoding undecaprenyl-diphosphate phosphatase — translation MDQLIKVILLALLQGVTELFPVSSLGHTVIIPAFLGWWKLTTSDAFLPIVTVLHLGTTIALLCFYWRDWLALIRAFFKTIVARRLDADPQGKTIWLVIVGTIPIGITGLLLEKPIQEVFFQTQWPVLPAAFLCMNGAVLYVAEVLRQRSEPTNIDRAKQEQMYGRVEDLTFFQAFLIGVAQILALIPGISRSGITMVAAMRARLSHEEALRFAFLLLVPVIGAASLLEMPKLFHAGSEAVIDAAIGSVVSGLAAFFSIKFLARYFKVGRLTPFAFYCLGAGLLSFLVFVPLSLGWIQLPWAPGQ, via the coding sequence ATGGATCAACTCATCAAGGTTATTCTGCTAGCATTACTGCAAGGCGTGACTGAACTTTTCCCCGTCAGCAGCCTCGGCCATACGGTCATTATCCCGGCTTTCCTGGGCTGGTGGAAACTGACAACCAGCGACGCCTTTCTCCCCATCGTCACTGTCTTGCACCTGGGGACCACCATAGCCCTTCTCTGCTTCTACTGGCGCGATTGGCTGGCTCTGATTCGCGCCTTCTTTAAGACGATTGTTGCCAGGCGCCTGGACGCCGACCCACAGGGCAAGACAATCTGGCTGGTTATCGTTGGGACTATCCCCATTGGCATCACCGGATTACTTCTTGAGAAGCCCATTCAGGAAGTCTTTTTCCAAACCCAATGGCCTGTCCTGCCCGCTGCTTTTCTCTGTATGAACGGGGCTGTTCTCTATGTTGCAGAGGTCTTGCGGCAGCGATCCGAGCCAACCAACATAGACCGCGCCAAACAAGAGCAGATGTATGGCCGTGTGGAAGACCTGACCTTCTTCCAGGCATTCTTGATTGGCGTCGCGCAAATCCTTGCCCTTATTCCGGGCATTTCACGCTCTGGCATCACAATGGTGGCGGCTATGCGCGCCAGGCTCAGCCACGAAGAGGCGCTGCGCTTCGCTTTTCTGCTGCTGGTCCCAGTCATCGGCGCGGCGTCCCTGCTGGAGATGCCCAAGCTGTTCCATGCTGGCTCAGAGGCGGTCATTGATGCCGCCATTGGGAGCGTGGTCTCAGGGCTTGCAGCCTTCTTCAGCATCAAATTCCTCGCCCGCTACTTCAAGGTTGGTCGCCTCACACCCTTTGCCTTCTATTGCCTGGGCGCCGGCCTGCTCTCGTTCCTGGTGTTCGTGCCGCTTTCGCTTGGTTGGATTCAACTACCCTGGGCGCCAGGCCAATAG
- a CDS encoding nitroreductase/quinone reductase family protein, with amino-acid sequence MAPVHLPWAAVRLADLLTQLAYGLSGGRVGGKQAGYSMLLLHTTGRKTGKTRTHTLLYVRDGEHFIVCGSNNGQSHHPAWYHNLQAQPHARIQAGRASYEVVAERAGPEEYERLWNLLLKSRPQYNEYRKRTAREFPIVILKPV; translated from the coding sequence ATGGCGCCTGTTCATCTTCCCTGGGCTGCGGTGCGGCTCGCTGATCTGCTGACCCAGCTTGCCTATGGCTTGAGCGGTGGGCGGGTCGGCGGCAAGCAGGCGGGGTATTCGATGCTCCTACTTCACACCACAGGGCGTAAGACTGGCAAAACGCGCACGCATACGCTGCTGTATGTTCGGGATGGCGAGCATTTTATCGTCTGCGGCTCCAATAATGGTCAATCGCATCACCCGGCTTGGTATCACAACCTGCAAGCGCAGCCCCATGCCCGGATTCAGGCCGGACGGGCAAGCTACGAGGTGGTTGCAGAACGCGCAGGGCCAGAAGAGTACGAGCGGCTCTGGAACCTCTTACTCAAGTCGCGCCCGCAGTATAACGAATATCGGAAGCGAACCGCGCGCGAGTTTCCCATAGTCATCCTGAAGCCAGTGTAG